TGCGACGCCGTCGGCCAGCACGACCGTGGCCTCGGCCGGTGACTCGTCGGTGCGCGACGGGAGGTCCGTGGTGACGCCGCGGGTGGCCCGGGCGAGCTGCGCGACCGGCGCCAGCTGGGCGTGGGCGTCGCCGGAGCCCGTCGGCGCGAAGCCCAGCGTGGCCAGCCGTTCCTCCTCGTCGCTCCCGAGGCGCACCTGCGCGAGCGGGGCCTGGTCGCGAGCGGCGTAGAACTCGCGGACCCGCCAGACGGCGTCGGCCCAGCCGATGCCCGGGTCCTCCATCGCGAGCACCGAGTTGCCGCGGCGACGCAGCCGGCCGCCGTGCGGGGGCGAGGCGCGCAGCGTCCACGCGCCCAGCGGCTCCGTGGTGACCTCGGCCCACAGCGCCTCGACGTGCCGCTCGACCTCGGAGGCCGGCACCCGGGAGCGGACCGACGCGCGCGGGGGCACGGGCTTGCCGGTCACGACGTCGGCGAGCGGGATCGCGACCGGGCCGTGGCCGTCGCGGTCGACGGTCAGGGTCTCCCAGTCCCACGCCGTGCAGGTCCCGAGCACGTCGCTCGCGCGACCGTCGGGCAGCAGGTGCCGGACCACCACGCGCCGGCCGACCACGTGCGGTCCGAGGGAGTGCCTGCCCACGGGCTGGGGTTCCGGCGTGTCGTCCACGGCACGGATACTAGAGTGGGCGCGCTGACGATCCCGTCCGTGCTCAGCCGTCTTCAGGAGGACCTGGTGACCTACGTCATCGCCCAGCCGTGCGTCGACCTCAAGGACCGCGCGTGCGTCGACGAGTGCCCCGTCGACTGCATCTACGAGGGCAAGCGGATGCTCTACATCCACCCCGACGAGTGCGTCGACTGCGGTGCCTGCGAGCCGGTGTGCCCGGTCGAGGCGATCTTCTACGAGGACGACACCCCGGAGGAGTGGAAGGGCTTCTACGACGCCAACGTCCACTTCTTCGACGACCTCGGCTCGCCCGGCGGTGCCGCGAAGATGGGCGTCATCGACGCCGACCACGCGCTCGTCGCCGCGCTGCCCCCGCAGGAGCACGACGAGTGACCGACCTTCCGATGGTCGAGGAGGTCGCGCAGCGACCGTCACGAGACCACCGGAAGGTCTCGCAGCGTCTCCCTGACTTCCCCTGGGACAAGCTCACGGCCCACGCCGCCACGGCCCGCGCGCACCCCGACGGGATCGTCGACCTCTCGGTCGGCACCCCCGTCGACCCGACCCCCGAGGTCGTGCAGGAGGCGCTGCGGGCCGCGGCGGACTCGCCCGGCTACCCGACGACCATCGGCCTCGAGGCCACCCGGCAGGCGGCGATCGACTGGCTGGCGCGTCGTCACGGCGTGACCGGTCTCGGGCTCGACGGCGTGCTGCCGGTGACCGGCTCCAAGGAGCTGATCGCCTCGATGGCGCTGCACCTCGGCATCGGCCCGGGTGACCTGGTCGGCTACCCCGCCCTGGCCTACCCGACCTACGAGGTGGGGGCCGCGCTCGCCGGCGCCGACAGCCTCGCCACCGACTCGCTCACCGCGTTCGGCCCCCGCACCCCGCGGCTGCTGTGGCTCAACAGCCCGGCCAACCCGAGCGGCCGCGTCCTGCCGCTCGACCACCTGCGCAAGGTCGTGGACTGGTGCCGCGAGCGCGGCACGGTGCTGGTCTCGGACGAGTGCTACATCGAGTGTGCGTGGGAGGGCGAGCGTCCGCTCTCGATCCTCGACCCGCAGGTCAACGGGGGTTCGCTCGACGGCCTGCTCGCGGTCCACTCGCTGTCCAAGCGCTCCAACCTCGCGGGCTACCGCTGCGCCTTCCTCGCCGGCGACCCGGCGCTGGTCGGCGAGCTGCTCGCGATCCGCAAGAACCTCGGCCTGCAGATGCCCGGACCGCAGCAGCGCGCGATGATCGAGGCCCTGGCCGACGACGCCCACGTCGAGGAGCAGCATGCCCGTTACGCCGCGCGCCGCGCGGCCCTGAAGGGCGCGCTCGAGGGCGCCGGCTTCACCATCGACCACTCCGAGGCCTCGCTCTACCTCTGGGCGCAGCGCCGGACCGAGGCGGGCCCGCAGGACTGCTGGTCGACCGTGGCCTGGCTCGCCGACCGCGGGATCCTCGTCGCGCCGGGCGACTTCTACGGCACCGCCGGGCGGCACCACGTCCGGGTCGCCTTCACCGCCACCGACGAGCGCGTCGCCGCCGCGGTCTCCCGCCTCGCCGGGTGACCTGCCGCCCGCGGGTGTGCGGCAGGCTGGACCGTCTGGTGCCGGACGGCGGGTCCGGCACCCGGGAGGCGCGAGCCGGAGGCTGACATGCGGGTGACGGTGCTGGGCACGGGGACGATGGGCGCGGGCATGGCCCGCTCGCTGCTGCGCGAGGGACACGACGTCACCGTCTGGAACCGGACGGCCGCGCGCGCCGAGCCGCTGGCTGCCGACGGCGCCCGGGTCGCGGCCAGCGCGTCCGACGCCGTCGCCGGGGCGGAGGCCGTGGTGACGATCCTCTTCGACACGGTGTCCGTGCTGGAGGTGATGACCGAGGTCTCCCTCCCTGCGGGATGCGTGTGGGTGCAGGCGGCCACGATCGGCGTCGACGGCACCGAGCGCGTCGCTGCCCTCGCCGGCGAGCGTGGCTGGCTGCTGGTCGACGCCCCGGTCCTCGGCACCAAGGCGCCGGCCGAGCAGGGCGCGCTGGTCGTGCTCGCCGCGGGGGAGGACGCCGCGCTCGAGGCGGCACGCCCGGTGACCGACGCGATCGGGTCGCGCGTGGTCCGCGCCGGGACCCGTCCGGGCGAGGCCGCGCGGCTCAAGCTCGTCTGCAACGCGTGGGTCGCGACGCTGACGGCCGCGGTCGGGCAGTCCGTCGCGCTCGCCGAGGCGCTGGGCCTGGACCCGCAGCTGTTCCTCGCCGCGCTCGAGGGCGGCGCGGTCGACACGCCGTACGCCCACGTCAAGGGCGCGGCGATGCTCGCGGGGGACTACCCGCCGTCCTTCGCCGTCGACGGGGTCCGCAAGGACCTCGGCCTGATCCGCGACGCCGCGCGGGCCAGCTCGACCGACGACCGGCTGCTGACCGCGGTGCTCGACCTGTTCGAGCAGGCCAGCGCGTCCGGCCACGGCGCCGACGACATGGCGGCGGTCCGCACCGCCTTCTGAGCCGACGGCTGCTCCTGTTACCCACTCCGGGTGATGACACCGGGGCCGTCCCGTTCCTAGCGTGGCAGGGACCAGCCACGTGCTCGGGACAGGAGTCCACATGCCGCACCGCACGCCACGCCGCACGCTCACGACCGCGCTCGTCGCGCTCACCACCGGGCTCGCCGCACTCCTCGCCGGCGTCGGCACCGGCGCCGGTGCGGCCGGGGCCTCGGCGCCCACCGCCGCGTCGGCGGACGCCCGCCCGGCCACCGCCCACGCGCGTCGCGCGGGCCTCGACGGCCGCATCGCCTTCGTCCGCGGCGGACAGGTCTTCTCGATGGACCGCTGGGGCGGCGACGTGCGACAGCTGACCACGAGCGGCACCAACACCCACCCGCAGTGGTCGCCCGACGGCCAGCGGATCGCCTACCTGCACGAGGCCGGCGGTCGCCGCGACATCTGGGTGATGTCGTCCGGCGGCGGGCGCCAGCGCGCGGTCACCACCACCGGCGACGTGAGCAGCGAGGGCGCGTCGTGGGCACCCGGCGGCAAGCGCCTCGCCTTCGCCGACGGCCAGGGTCAGCTGATGACGGTCGCCTCCCAGCCGCCGTTCGGCGTGCAGCAGGCCCTCGGCTACCCGACCGGCGGCTTCTGCGACGTGGGAGACACCGGGGTCCGCGGACCGGTCCCGGTCGACCGCTACCTCTCCTGGTCGCCCGACGGCCGGATCGCCGTGGTCAACCACGGCGACTGCTACTTCGACGACCGGCTCGACCACTACGTCGTCGACACCCAGGAGCTGCGGCAGTACGACGCCTCCGGCGCGGACTGCTGCGGCTACCACCTGTGGAGCGACCTGTTCTGGGGGCCGGGCAGCGAGTTCGGCTACACGCTCGAGGACTTCGGACCCTACGGCGACGAGCCGCAGCCGACCCGCATCGTCTACCCCGGCTTCCGCTCCCTCGACGGTGACACCGGCGGCGCCCCGTCACCGTCCGGGCATTTCCTGGCGCTGTCGACGACCCGTGACGGCCAGTCGGTCGTGGTGCGGGCGCGGGCCGACGGCTTCGGCCGCACCGTGCTGGCCGTCGGGGCGCAGCCGGACTGGCAGCAGCGCCCCTGAGTGCGTCCGGTCCGGGTTGGTCCGGTCTGGTTCGGTCCGGTTCGGGGGGCCGTCAGTCGAAGACGTCGACGTGGACGTGGTCGCGGTGCTCGAGGATCGCCCGGTCGCCGCGTGAGGACGACGGCACGCGATAGCGCCGCCAGCCGTCGTCGGAGCCGGCCTGCCAGATCCGCCCGTCGAAGATGAGCGTCCGGATCGCGAGCCGGTCGGCGTTGGCCACGAGGTAGCTCGCCATCGCCCATCCGCGCTTGCGGTTCTCCGCGTCGATCGGACGGTAGAAGATGTCGATCGCGCGGCCCTCGTAGTGCGCCGACCCCTCCATGTGCCCGGTCGAGACGCCGCCGGGCTCGAACCCGCCGAGCGACAGCGTGCCGAACCGCTCCTCGAGGTCGCTGCGCACGGCCGCGGCCCGCTCGACCAGGCCGCTCTCGTCGAGCACGTCGCCGGCCTCCTCGCGGTCGCCGGGCACCTCGCACCACATCGCGCGGGGGGAGTTGCCGGTCAGCGCGGAGGCGAGGGCCCGGCCGTCCTCCTCGTGGTCGGCGTACGCGTCCGGGTAGGCCGAGCGCTGCACCTCCTGCGCCGCGACGGTGATCTCCATCGTCTCGTAGCCGTCGACCTTCGCGAGGGCGTCGTAGAACGCGTTGGTCGCGAAGACCGGGTCGGTCAGCTGGTCGACCGTGCCCCAGCCCTGCGACGGGCGCTGCTGGAACAGCCCGACGGAGTCGCGGTCGCCGTAGTCGATGTTGTAGAGCTTCGACTCCTGGAACGCGGTGGCGAGCGCGATGCTCGCGGCCCGCGCGGGCATGCCCCGCTCGACCGAGATCGCGGTGATGAGGGCGGCGTTCTGGGCCTGCTCGAGGTCGACCTCGACGGTGTGGCCACCGACCTCGACCGTGCAGCCGGTGGTCGACAGCAGGTCGACCCCGTCGCGGTCGACGAGCACCACGACGGTCACGGCGGCGCCCAGCGCGGCGACCGCGCCGACGGCGACGGTGCGCAGGGAGGGCATGGGCGTGCGTCCCGGGGTGCTAGTTGGCGTGCAGCGCCGCGTTGAGGGCGATGCCGTCGCCCTTCCACGGCACGGCCTCGATGGCACCGGACACCGAGTTGCGGCGGAACAGCACGTTGTCGGCGCCCGAGAGCGTGGCCGCCTTCACGACCTGCGGCTTGCCGTCGAGGTCCGTGACGGTGACCTTCGTGCCGGCGGTGACGTAGCAGCCCGCCTCGACGACGCAGTCGTCGCCGAGCGAGATGCCGATGCCGGCGTTGGCGCCGAGCAGGCAGCGCTCGCCGACCGAGATCGTCTCCTTGCCGCCGCCCGAGAGGGTGCCCATGATCGACGAGCCGCCGCCGACGTCGGAGCCGTCGCCGACGACCACGCCGGCCGAGATGCGGCCCTCGACCATCGAGGTGCCGAGGGTGCCGGCGTTGAAGTTGACGAAGCCCTCGTGCATGACCGTCGTGCCCTCGGCCAGGTGGGCGCCGAGGCGGACGCGGTCGGCGTCGGCGATGCGGACGCCCGTGGGCAGGACGTAGTCGGTCATGCGGGGGAACTTGTCGACCCCGAGGACGGTGACGTGGTGGCCGGCCGCGCGCAGGCGGGCGCGGGTCGCCTCGAAGCCCTCGACCGCGCACGGACCGGCGGAGGTCCACACGACGTTGGCCAGCAGGCCGAAGATCCCCTCGAGGGACTGCCCGTGCGGGCGCACCAGCCGGTGGGACAGCAGGTGCAGCCGCAGCCAGACGTCCTCGGTGCTCGCGGGCGCGTCCGCGAGGTCGGCCACCTCCACGAGCCGCACCTCGCGGCGTACGCCGCGTGCCTCGTCCTCGCCCTCCAGCGCGGTCAGCTCCGCAGGCGCGTCGCCCTCGGTCGCGCCGAGCACGGGGGAGGGGAACCAGGCGTCGAGGACGGAGTCGCCCGACGCGCCGGTGTGGAGGGTCAGCAGGCCGTAGCCGGAGGCAGCAGTCACGCGCCAAGGGTACGGAAGCCACCCGAGGGGGTGGGCATCGCGGGCTACTGCCCGGTGCGTCCGTCCACGCGCTCGCGGACGAGGTCGGCGTGCCCGCAGTGGCGCGCGTACTCCTCGATCATGTGCACGATGATGTCGCGCACCTCGGTCGGCTCGCCGTGGACGTCGACGACGGTGTCGAGGTCGGTGCGGTCGAGCACCTCGCGGGCGTAGGCGATCTCGCCCTGCCACAGCGCGTGCGCCTCGCGGACGAGGTCGTCGTCGGCCTCGGGGAAGGTGAACCCGGTGTCGCCGCCCTCCTCCTGGAACAGCCGCGGGAGGTCCATCCGCTCCTCGATCACCCGGCGGAACCAGCTCTGCTCCACCCGCGCCATGTGGCGCACCAGGCCCAGCAGGGAGATGTTCGACGGCGGCACCGCCTTCGTCGCCAGCTGCTGCGCGTCGAGCCCGTTGCACTTGAGCGCGAGCGTCTGGCGGTAGTGCTCGAGGTAGCCCACGAGGCACTCCTTCTCACCGCGGGTGGGCTGGAGGTCCTGCATCCGCGGGTCCTGGTCGGTGGGCAGCCACATGCCGTCGAAGCTCATGGGGGCAACCCAACCGGTCCGCGGGCGGGGGCGGCAAATGGATTCAGTCCTCGGGCGTGAACACCTCGTCCACGGCGACGTCGAAGAGCCGTCCGATCCGGAAGGCCAGCGAGAGGCGGGGGTCGAAGTGCCCCTTCTCGATCGAGATGACCGTCTGGCGCGAGACCCCGAGCGCGTCCGCGCACTCCGACTGGGACAGCCCGGCCTCCTCCCGGAGGACGCGGAGCCGGTTGTGCATCAGCCCTCCCGGCGTTGGAGGATCACCAGGCGCGCCGACATGTCGGCCAGGCCGAGCAGGACGAAGATCCACAGCGGCAGCGCGTTCCAGTCCAGCACGGACGCGACGAACACGGTCACGCCCATCGCGACGATGGTGTCGTAGAAGGCGCCGCTGCTGGCGCGGGTCGTCCACTGGGACTCGATGGACTCCTCGGCCTGCTCGGGGTGCTCCGTGCGGTCGAGCCCGATCGCCACGAGCGCGACGGCGAACGGCAGCGTCATCGCTGCGAAGACCGCGAAGGTGACGGTGTCGGGGGCGTCGTCCCGCGTCGTGGCGGCGACGAACCCCACGACGGCGGCGACGGCCGTGCCGGCCGCGGCGGCGATGGTCCAGCGTGTCCGGGTGGTGGTCATGGCGTCCTCTCGTGTGTCAAAGTTCTTTGACATCATCGTGGGCCTGATGGCGGCTCGATGTCAAGTTTCTTTGACATCGGGGGTCCCGTGCGGGCCGGCCGGGTGTAGTCCAGTGGCGAGCTGCTGTCGCCGACGGGTAGTCCAGTGGCCAGCCGCTGCAGGACTCCCGTACTGGCGACGTCTCGCCACTGGACTACCCCGGCCCGGCGGCTGGAAACGGCCTGTGGAGGACCGGTACGCCCGCTGCCGGCGGGGAACGCTCGCACCATGACCAGCCTCCGGTGGCCCGCGACCCGCGCGGGCGTCGTCGTGCCCGTGCCGATCGACGCCACGGGACTCAGCGGCCCGACGCCGGGGCAGGCGCGTGGCCCACGCTGGCGCACGACCAGCCGCGGGCTCTACGTGCCGTCAGCGGTGACGGTGAGCGCCGACCAGCGCATCGCAGAGGCCGCCGCGGTGCTGCACGACGACGAGGCGGTCACGGGGTGGGCCGCCCTGCACTGGTCACGCGCGGCGTGGTTCGACGGGACGGTCGGCGGGGTCGGGCGGCGCGACGTGGTGCTCGTGGCGCGGCGCCACCTGGTGGCGCAGCCGGGGTTCTCGGTGAGCCAGGAGTTCCTGCACCCGGACGAGATCGAGGTCGTGGACGGACTGCCCCTGACCCGGGCGGTGAGGTCGGTGACCTTCGAGATGCGGTACGCCGCCGACCTCGGCGCCGCGGTGGAGGCCATCGACATGGCGTGCTACGCCGACCTCGTGTCGATCGCCGAGGTCACGGCGTACGTCGCGCAGCTCGGGCCGGTCACCGGCATCCAGCGGGCGCGCGACGCACTCGTCGAGGCCGACGAGAACTCGTGGTCGCCGCGGGAGACCCGGATGCGCGGCGTGTGGACGCGACGCGCCGGGCTCCCGCGGCCGCGGTGCAACGTCCCGGTGTTCGACCTGGACGGCAGGCACGTCGGGACCCCGGACATGGTCGACCCCGTCACGGGCGTGGTCGGCCTCTACCACGGCGACAGCCACCTCACCCTCGTGGGCGCGTCGGGCGACGCCGTGAAGGAGGACGCCTACCGCGACCTCGGCCTCGAGCCGGTCGCCATGCTCGCGCCCGACTGGGGCGACCTCGACGCGTTCACCGCGCGGCTCCACGCCGCCGCACGGCGGGCCGCGCGCCGCGGGCCGCGCGGCTGGACGCTCTCCCCGCCCGAGTGGTGGACCACCACGGACACCGTCGAGAAGCGACGTGCGCTCACCGACCGGCAGCGGCGGAAGTACCTCCGCTACCGCCGCGCCGCCTGAGCGCAGCCGTGACGGGGTCCACGCGCACGTCGGGGTAGTCCAGTGGCCAGACGCTGTGCGAAGGGTCTCCGGACGACATCTGGCCACTGGACTACGCCACGCAGGCGACGTCTCGCCACTGGACTACCCCGCGCGCCGAGGCCCCGCGTCAGCGCTTGACGCGCAGCGGCACCTTCACCGTGCGGCTGGCACCGTGGCCGTTCTTCGCCCGCACGACCAGGGTGTAGCGACCGACGGCCAGGTTGCGTCCGCCGATCCGGCTCGAGAGACGGAGCGTGCGGTGGCCGGCCGCGAGGCGCTTGGTCACCCGGGCCACGGTCCGCGACCGCCCCGCCCGCTTGACCTCGACGGTCACCTTCGCCCCCTGGGTGAGCGCGATGCGCGCACGGACCTTTCGCGGGGAGCGGGACGAGCCGGCCCGGTGGATGGCGCGACGGTTGGTGCGCACCTTCAGGCCCGGGCGGGCCCACGACACCTTGGTGGTGACGAAGCGGACGGTCTCGTTGCCGGCGGCGTCGGTGACCACGAGCCTGACGTTGTACGTGCCCGGCCGCGTGTAGGTGTGATGGACGCTCGTGCCGGCGTCGGGGCTCAGCTCGCTGAAACGCCAGGTGGCCGAGACGGGTCCCCACGCGTCGGAGGCCGTCACCGAGTACGTCACCCGGTCCTTGGTCCTCGCCCTGGCCGGTGCGTCGACCGACACGATGGTGGGTGCCACCGCATCGAAGGTGCGGGTCTGGACCACGTTGTCCACGCCGTTGATCCGGCTCCACACCGAGGTGAGGTTGCCGTCGCCGTCCCACGCCACCTGCGGCTCGGGGGAGGGGAGCTGGCGGTCGGTGATGGGCCCCGTCAGGTCGTCGACGGCGACCCAGCCCTGGCCCGCGGGTCGGCGGGCCACCTGGACGAACGGCCGCCCGGCCGGGTCCCGGTTGACCCACGTCGCGGCGGTGCTGCCGCTCGCGTCGACGACCAGCGACACGTCCGAGGCGGCACCGGAGACGGGGTAGAAGGAGGTCGCGCTGCTCCAGGTGGAGCCCGCGCGGTCGGCGTACGCGACGTACGAGCCGGCTGCGACGTCCTGGGTCCAGGCGGCGGTCACCCGGCCGTCGGGGAGCGCGACGAGTGCGGCCTGCCCGACCGCACCGGTCGCGACCGTCTCCGGCGCCGACCAGCTGCCGCCCACGGGGCGACGGGCGCTGACCAGGCTCCCGCCCTCGACGGTCGTGTCGGGCCAGGCGAGGGTGGTGGTGCCGTCCGGTGCCACAGCGACGACCGGGTCCCCGACGTCGTCGGTGGCGGCGACCTCGACGGGCTCGGCCCACGCGCTGCCCGGGACCCGCGTCGCGGCGCCCACGTGGTCCTCCGGCGCGGGCATCGGCGGGGCACCGCGGTCGTTGCTGCGCCAGGTGACCGCGGCCGAGCCGTCGGCGGTGACGTCGAGGTCGGTGCGGTAGGCGTACTGGTCGGCCGGCGACACGGCCACCGTCGCCGACCAGGTCCCGTCGACCGGCCGGGTGGACGTCACCACCACGCCGTCCTCGACCCATGCCGCGGTCACCGTGCCGTCGGCGGACGCGTCGAGGTCCACGTCGATCGCGGTGGCGGACGCCGTGAGGTTCTGGCTCAGGGCCACGGGAGCCGACCACGTCCCCGCGGCGGACCGGGAGGAGGCCACGACGAGGCTGTTGGTCTTGTAGCCCAACGCCCAGACGGCGGTGGCCCGGCCTCCGGGGCCGGCCACGACCACCGGCCGTGACACGTCCGCGAGGCCGGCCGCGAGGTCGACCGGGGTGGACCAGCCGCTGGCATCGTGGGTCCTCGTCACGACCCGGTTGGCGAAGATGCTGCCGGACGTCGCGTCGCGTGCGACCCACACCGCGGTCGTCGCGCCTGACGCGTCGGCGGCCACGCCGGCGCCCCGCGCGACGTCGGTGGTGGCGGACAGCGTGGTGGTCGGCGTCCACCCCGGCGGCTCGACGACCGGTGCGGCCACGGCCGGGACCGCGGACAGCAGGCCTCCGGCGACGGCCAGGGTGACGGTGACGGGTGTTGCTGTGCGCAGGACGTGTGGCATGGCGGTTCCCCCGGGTCAGACGGCACCGGCGAGCACCGGTGAGCGTGGGACGCACCGTACGCCGAATTTGTTGCGCCGCGCCGTGGACGACACCCCGAATCGATTGGCAGCCGCGCACCCCCGCGCCGTACGATCGCCGCAGGCGTCTGAGCCGTCATCAGCGGCGAGCCTCGGGAAGAACGGGTACGGCGATCCGGCCGCCACCTCACTAGACCCCGACGGGTACGGCCCGACACAGCCGAATGGAGTGGCTCCGCGAGGAGCAAGCGAGGTGGTACCGCGGCACCCTCCGTCGGAGGTGGTCGTCCTCGCGGGTTTCGAGACAGGACTTCGTCCTTCCTCAACCAGCGAGAGAGAGCCGATGACGTACCCCAAGGTGAGCCACACCGACGCCACTGCCGTCGCCAGCAGCCCGCGCTTCCCGGAGATCGAGGAGGCGGTGCTCGCCTACTGGGAGGCCGACGACACCTTCCGCGCGAGCGTCGAGCAGCGCGAGGCCGGCACCGACGGCGACAACGAGTTCGTCTTCTACGACGGCCCGCCCTTCGCCAACGGCCTGCCGCACTACGGCCACCTGCTCACCGGCTACGTCAAGGACCTCGTCCCGCGCTACCAGACGATGCGCGGCAAGCGCGTCGAGCGCCGCTTCGGCTGGGACACCCACGGCCTGCCCGCCGAGCTCGAGGCGATGCGCCTCAACGGCATCAAGACCACCGACGAGATCGTCGAGCTGGGCATCGAGAAGTTCAACGAGGCCTGCCGCCAGAGCGTCCTGAAGTACACGGGGGAGTGGCGCGACTACGTCACCCGCCAGGCGCGCTGGGTCGACTTCGACAACGACTACCGCACCATGAACCCCGAGTTCATGGAGTCGGTCATCTGGGCCTTCAAGCAGCTGCACGACAAGGGTCTGGTCTACGAGGGCTTCCGCGTCCTGCCCTACTGCTGGCAGGACGAGACCCCGCTCTCCAACCACGAGCTGCGCATGGACGACGACGTCTACCAGATGCGCCAGGACCCGGCGGTCACCGTCGGCTACGACGTCACGACCGAGGGGGACTTCAAGGGCGTCAAGGTCCTCGTCTGGACGACGACGCCGTGGACGCTGCCCTCCAACCTCGCGGTGATGGTCGGCGAGGACATCGACTACGTCGTGGTCACCTCCGACGGGCCCACCGGCTCGACCGAGCGCTACCTCATCGCCGAGGCCCGCCTCGCGTCGTACGCCCGCGAGCTCGGGGAGTCCCCCGAGGTCACCTGGCGCGGCACGGGCGCCGACCTCGTCGGCCTGGAGTACGCCCCGCCGTTCTCCTACTACGCCGGCCACGCGCGGGCGTTCCGCCTGGTGCCCGCCGAGTTCGTGACGACCACGGACGGCACGGGGCTCGTCCACACCGCCGGCGCGTTCGGTGAGGACGACAAGGTGGTCACCGACCGCGAGGGCATCGAGGCCGTCATGCCGGTCGGCAAGGACGGGCGGTTCACCTTCCCGGTCACCGACTACGAGGGCATGCAGGTCTTCGACGCAAACCTGCACGTCATCGACCACCTCAAGGCCGCGACGGCCAATCTCTCGCCGGTCGAGGACGGCGCGCAGCGCCCGTCTCGAGACCACGGCTCGGTCACGCCCGGCACCGTCCTGGTGCGCCGCGAGACCTACGACCACTCCTACCCGCACTGCTGGCGCTGCCGGCAGCCGCTGATCTACAAGGGCGTCTCGTCGTGGTTCGTCGAGGTGACCAAGGTCAAGGAGCGCCTGATGGCGCTCAACCAGGAGATCCGCTGGGTCCCCGACCACATCAAGGACGGCCAGTTCGGCAAGTGGCTGGAGAACGCCCGCGACTGGTCGATCACCCGCAACCGCTTCTGGGGCAGCCCGGTGCCGGTGTGGAAGTCCGACGACGAGCACTACCCGCGCCTCGACGTCTACGGCTCGTTCGAGGAGATCGAGCGCGACTTCGGCACGCTGCCGCGCGACAAGGACGGCAACCCCGACCTGCACCGCCCGTTCGTCGACGAGCTCACCCGGCCCAACCCCGACGACCCGACCGGGAAGTCGACCATGCGCCGCGTCACCGACGTCCTCGACGTCTGGTTCGACTCGGGCTCGATGTCGTTCGCCCAGGTGCACTACCCGTTCGAGAACAAGGACTGGTTCGACGACCACTTCCCGGGCGACTTCATCGTCGAGTACATCGGCCAGACCCGCGGCTGGTTCTACACGATGCACGTCCTGGCCGGCGCGATCTTCGACCGCCCGGCGTTCTCGACGTGCCTGAGCCACGGCATCGTGCTCGGCAACGACGGCCAGAAGATGTCGAAGAGCCTGCGCAACTACCCCGACGTCCGCGAGGTCTTCGACCGCGACGGCGCCGACGCGATGCGCTGGTTCCTGATGTCGAGCCCGATCCTGCGCGGCGGCAACCTGATCGTCACCGAGCAGGGCATCCGCGACTCGGTGCGCCAGGTGCTGATCCCGCTGTGGAACAGCTGGTCGTTCTTCAGCCTCTACGCCAACGCCGCGGGCGGCGGCGCCGGGCGCGAGGCGACGTGGCGCACCGACAGCGCGCACCCGATGGACCGCTACATCCTGGCCAAGCTGCGCGACCACGTGGCGGTGATGACCGACCAGCTCGACAACTACGAGGTGGCGGCCGCGTGCGACTCCACGCGCACCTTCCTCGACGTGCTGACCAACTGGTACATCCGGC
This genomic interval from Nocardioides palaemonis contains the following:
- a CDS encoding TolB family protein; this encodes MPHRTPRRTLTTALVALTTGLAALLAGVGTGAGAAGASAPTAASADARPATAHARRAGLDGRIAFVRGGQVFSMDRWGGDVRQLTTSGTNTHPQWSPDGQRIAYLHEAGGRRDIWVMSSGGGRQRAVTTTGDVSSEGASWAPGGKRLAFADGQGQLMTVASQPPFGVQQALGYPTGGFCDVGDTGVRGPVPVDRYLSWSPDGRIAVVNHGDCYFDDRLDHYVVDTQELRQYDASGADCCGYHLWSDLFWGPGSEFGYTLEDFGPYGDEPQPTRIVYPGFRSLDGDTGGAPSPSGHFLALSTTRDGQSVVVRARADGFGRTVLAVGAQPDWQQRP
- a CDS encoding DinB family protein translates to MSFDGMWLPTDQDPRMQDLQPTRGEKECLVGYLEHYRQTLALKCNGLDAQQLATKAVPPSNISLLGLVRHMARVEQSWFRRVIEERMDLPRLFQEEGGDTGFTFPEADDDLVREAHALWQGEIAYAREVLDRTDLDTVVDVHGEPTEVRDIIVHMIEEYARHCGHADLVRERVDGRTGQ
- a CDS encoding NAD(P)-dependent oxidoreductase produces the protein MRVTVLGTGTMGAGMARSLLREGHDVTVWNRTAARAEPLAADGARVAASASDAVAGAEAVVTILFDTVSVLEVMTEVSLPAGCVWVQAATIGVDGTERVAALAGERGWLLVDAPVLGTKAPAEQGALVVLAAGEDAALEAARPVTDAIGSRVVRAGTRPGEAARLKLVCNAWVATLTAAVGQSVALAEALGLDPQLFLAALEGGAVDTPYAHVKGAAMLAGDYPPSFAVDGVRKDLGLIRDAARASSTDDRLLTAVLDLFEQASASGHGADDMAAVRTAF
- the fdxA gene encoding ferredoxin, with amino-acid sequence MTYVIAQPCVDLKDRACVDECPVDCIYEGKRMLYIHPDECVDCGACEPVCPVEAIFYEDDTPEEWKGFYDANVHFFDDLGSPGGAAKMGVIDADHALVAALPPQEHDE
- the dapD gene encoding 2,3,4,5-tetrahydropyridine-2,6-dicarboxylate N-succinyltransferase → MTAASGYGLLTLHTGASGDSVLDAWFPSPVLGATEGDAPAELTALEGEDEARGVRREVRLVEVADLADAPASTEDVWLRLHLLSHRLVRPHGQSLEGIFGLLANVVWTSAGPCAVEGFEATRARLRAAGHHVTVLGVDKFPRMTDYVLPTGVRIADADRVRLGAHLAEGTTVMHEGFVNFNAGTLGTSMVEGRISAGVVVGDGSDVGGGSSIMGTLSGGGKETISVGERCLLGANAGIGISLGDDCVVEAGCYVTAGTKVTVTDLDGKPQVVKAATLSGADNVLFRRNSVSGAIEAVPWKGDGIALNAALHAN
- the dapC gene encoding succinyldiaminopimelate transaminase, which produces MVEEVAQRPSRDHRKVSQRLPDFPWDKLTAHAATARAHPDGIVDLSVGTPVDPTPEVVQEALRAAADSPGYPTTIGLEATRQAAIDWLARRHGVTGLGLDGVLPVTGSKELIASMALHLGIGPGDLVGYPALAYPTYEVGAALAGADSLATDSLTAFGPRTPRLLWLNSPANPSGRVLPLDHLRKVVDWCRERGTVLVSDECYIECAWEGERPLSILDPQVNGGSLDGLLAVHSLSKRSNLAGYRCAFLAGDPALVGELLAIRKNLGLQMPGPQQRAMIEALADDAHVEEQHARYAARRAALKGALEGAGFTIDHSEASLYLWAQRRTEAGPQDCWSTVAWLADRGILVAPGDFYGTAGRHHVRVAFTATDERVAAAVSRLAG
- a CDS encoding GNAT family N-acetyltransferase; amino-acid sequence: MDDTPEPQPVGRHSLGPHVVGRRVVVRHLLPDGRASDVLGTCTAWDWETLTVDRDGHGPVAIPLADVVTGKPVPPRASVRSRVPASEVERHVEALWAEVTTEPLGAWTLRASPPHGGRLRRRGNSVLAMEDPGIGWADAVWRVREFYAARDQAPLAQVRLGSDEEERLATLGFAPTGSGDAHAQLAPVAQLARATRGVTTDLPSRTDESPAEATVVLADGVARGRGVLSGDWLLVEGLEVDPDHQRRGLATYVLGELVDWGASRGARTAMLHVEVANDGALALYDRLGFRTHHTNRYLVLTSG
- a CDS encoding helix-turn-helix transcriptional regulator, producing the protein MHNRLRVLREEAGLSQSECADALGVSRQTVISIEKGHFDPRLSLAFRIGRLFDVAVDEVFTPED